One genomic region from Nocardia vinacea encodes:
- a CDS encoding DEAD/DEAH box helicase, which translates to MGGIQARSESVGPGDTVLLPIAAHAVPDAAGTSIVSAERAARVLRETRCVGAELRAGLKAELRPYQVRGAGWLHETVAAHGGAVLADEMGLGKTVQTIGFLLGRAGGGAQLVVCPTSLVGNWAHEITRFAPGLRPVVWRGGAVTDEAGTVVVTGYPMLRLHGAVLADQSWATVVFDEAQALKNPRTQVSKAARALTAEAKVALTGTPVENHLEELWALLNLVAPRLFGHRTQFRRRFVRPIHEGSAAAAGRLRDALEPVLLARKKAQVAASLPAKIHSDLLCDLTTEQERLYDQLLDKAIDDGFGHGAQRQSRVLAALTALKQVCNHPGLITGELDELAGRSGKLDLCSDIVANNLETGDPTLIFTQYRATGDLLVRHLHEQFGLRAPFFHGGLNQAERAEIVSGFQAEDGPPVLILSLRAAGTGLTLTRAADVIHFDRWWNPAVEAQASDRVHRIGQTRTVTITTLTSGTTVEEHIAGMHDRKSALADLNDSAGIAALARLDDDQLIEILRRKREN; encoded by the coding sequence CTGGGCGGCATACAGGCGCGGTCCGAGTCGGTGGGTCCAGGCGATACGGTGTTGCTGCCGATCGCCGCGCACGCGGTGCCCGATGCCGCCGGGACGTCGATCGTGTCCGCCGAGCGTGCTGCGCGGGTGTTGCGTGAAACACGGTGTGTCGGGGCGGAATTGCGGGCGGGGCTGAAGGCGGAGCTGCGGCCCTATCAAGTGCGGGGCGCAGGCTGGTTGCACGAGACCGTCGCGGCACACGGCGGGGCGGTATTGGCCGATGAGATGGGTCTCGGTAAGACGGTGCAGACCATCGGTTTTCTGCTCGGGCGGGCCGGGGGTGGGGCGCAGCTCGTGGTTTGTCCGACGTCATTGGTCGGGAACTGGGCGCACGAGATCACGCGGTTCGCGCCGGGCCTGCGGCCGGTGGTGTGGCGTGGGGGTGCGGTCACAGATGAGGCCGGGACCGTTGTGGTGACCGGGTATCCGATGTTGCGGCTGCACGGTGCTGTGTTGGCCGATCAATCCTGGGCGACAGTCGTTTTCGATGAGGCGCAGGCGTTGAAGAATCCGCGCACCCAGGTGTCCAAGGCAGCGCGGGCATTGACGGCGGAGGCGAAGGTCGCGCTGACGGGTACGCCGGTGGAGAACCATCTCGAGGAGCTGTGGGCGCTGCTGAATCTGGTGGCGCCGCGGCTGTTCGGGCATCGCACCCAGTTCCGCCGTCGATTCGTCCGGCCGATCCACGAGGGTTCGGCGGCCGCAGCGGGCCGACTGCGCGATGCGCTCGAACCGGTGCTGCTGGCGCGCAAGAAGGCTCAGGTCGCCGCATCGCTGCCCGCGAAGATCCACAGCGATCTGCTCTGTGATCTGACCACCGAACAGGAACGGCTCTACGACCAACTGCTCGACAAGGCGATCGATGACGGCTTCGGCCACGGCGCGCAACGGCAGAGCCGAGTGCTCGCCGCATTGACCGCTCTCAAGCAGGTCTGCAACCATCCGGGACTGATCACCGGTGAGCTGGACGAATTGGCGGGCCGGTCCGGAAAGCTGGACCTGTGCTCCGATATCGTGGCCAATAATCTCGAAACCGGTGACCCGACACTGATATTCACCCAGTATCGCGCCACCGGTGACCTGCTGGTCCGCCACCTGCACGAGCAGTTCGGGCTGCGGGCGCCGTTCTTCCACGGCGGACTGAATCAGGCCGAGCGTGCCGAGATCGTTTCGGGTTTCCAGGCCGAAGACGGTCCGCCCGTGTTGATCCTGAGTCTGCGCGCCGCAGGCACCGGTCTCACCCTGACGCGTGCCGCCGATGTCATCCACTTCGACCGCTGGTGGAATCCGGCCGTCGAAGCCCAGGCCTCCGACCGGGTGCACCGCATCGGCCAGACCCGCACCGTCACCATCACCACCCTGACCTCGGGCACCACCGTCGAGGAGCACATCGCGGGCATGCACGACCGCAAATCCGCCCTCGCGGACCTCAACGATTCGGCCGGGATCGCCGCACTGGCCCGCCTCGACGACGACCAGCTCATCGAGATCCTGCGCCGCAAGAGGGAGAACTGA
- a CDS encoding class I SAM-dependent methyltransferase — translation MAMNYVHKLMCRSAAWERTSTTRIVPWALSGLDLGASALEIGPGYGANIRALRERTSELTGVEIDPVLVDRLRTRHGAAMTVIEGDGADMPLPPRQFDSVVCFTMLHHVPTVGAQDALFGEALRVLRPGGVFAGSDGLDGRVFRLLHLGDTCVPVPPEHAADRLTRAGFNDVEIETGAGSFRFRARRPE, via the coding sequence ATGGCGATGAACTACGTACACAAATTGATGTGCCGATCGGCGGCGTGGGAGCGTACGAGTACGACGCGGATCGTCCCGTGGGCGCTGTCCGGTCTCGACCTCGGTGCGTCCGCACTCGAGATCGGCCCCGGCTACGGCGCCAATATCCGCGCCTTGCGAGAGCGCACCAGCGAGCTGACCGGTGTCGAGATCGATCCGGTGCTCGTCGATCGGCTGCGCACCCGGCATGGCGCCGCGATGACGGTGATCGAGGGCGACGGCGCGGATATGCCCTTGCCCCCAAGACAATTCGACTCGGTCGTGTGCTTCACGATGCTGCACCACGTACCCACTGTCGGAGCACAGGACGCTCTTTTCGGCGAAGCCCTGCGTGTCCTGCGGCCTGGCGGTGTATTCGCAGGCAGCGACGGCCTCGACGGCCGCGTATTCCGCCTGCTGCACCTCGGCGACACCTGCGTGCCGGTACCGCCGGAGCACGCCGCCGACCGGCTCACCCGAGCCGGTTTCAACGACGTCGAGATCGAAACCGGCGCAGGAAGTTTCCGCTTCCGTGCCCGTCGCCCCGAGTGA
- a CDS encoding helix-turn-helix transcriptional regulator: MVFPAAIGDTAMAFGAGVMSAGYWFDTHEHPQHQIAWAARGVIAVEIGDGYWVLPPTRALWIPGGTRHRTGTTQGATMRGIFVAPDRCPVSLTTPTMLRVSPLLRELFDHLTGPDTALAGDPDRLEHLGGTPISARPLTDARTEGTAAAPTSNPDEDIAAARRERAEAVIFDLLEPVDVIPVGARRPADARAGQVADALTRNPADPRTLAEFAADAATSPRTLARLFLVETGISFGQWRTQIRLAASLPLLAEGLPIARIAGRVGYATPSAYVAAFRRTVGVSPGRYFTG; encoded by the coding sequence ATGGTATTCCCGGCCGCGATCGGAGATACCGCCATGGCCTTCGGCGCGGGCGTCATGTCCGCGGGCTACTGGTTCGACACCCATGAACATCCGCAGCACCAAATCGCCTGGGCGGCAAGGGGTGTCATCGCCGTCGAAATCGGCGACGGATACTGGGTGCTGCCACCCACCCGCGCCCTGTGGATCCCCGGCGGCACCCGCCATCGAACCGGAACCACCCAGGGCGCGACCATGCGCGGCATCTTCGTGGCACCCGATCGATGCCCGGTCTCATTGACCACCCCGACGATGCTGCGAGTATCGCCATTGCTGCGCGAACTGTTCGACCATCTCACCGGGCCCGACACCGCCCTTGCGGGAGACCCTGATCGACTGGAGCACCTCGGTGGGACTCCGATCAGCGCCCGACCGCTCACGGACGCTCGAACTGAGGGGACCGCCGCGGCCCCGACTTCGAATCCCGACGAGGACATCGCCGCCGCACGACGTGAACGCGCGGAGGCGGTCATATTCGACCTGCTCGAGCCGGTCGACGTGATTCCCGTCGGCGCCCGCCGACCGGCGGATGCCCGAGCCGGACAGGTCGCCGACGCCCTGACCCGCAATCCCGCCGACCCCCGCACCCTCGCCGAATTCGCCGCCGATGCCGCAACCAGCCCCCGCACCCTGGCCCGTCTATTCCTCGTCGAAACCGGAATCTCCTTCGGCCAGTGGCGAACCCAGATCCGGCTAGCCGCCTCCCTCCCCCTGCTCGCCGAGGGCCTGCCGATCGCCCGCATCGCGGGCCGCGTCGGCTACGCCACCCCGAGCGCCTACGTGGCCGCCTTCCGCCGCACCGTCGGCGTCTCCCCCGGCCGTTACTTCACTGGGTAA
- a CDS encoding SDR family NAD(P)-dependent oxidoreductase, which yields MADLTGKVALVTGGSRGIGAAIVRHLATAGADVALTYQHNELQAKSVVAEAEALGRRAIAVQADSADAGAVVAAVHRAAAELGRLDVLVNNAGIFPAKPFEEFTVEEIDRALNIHARAAFVGSQAAVEHMAEGGRIISIGSNLSERAAFGGLALYNLSKSALNGFTKALARELGPRNITVNLVQPGSTDTDMNPADGDHASHQINLTALGRFGTTDDIAATVTFLAGPSGRSITGATFTVDGGTNA from the coding sequence ATGGCGGATCTGACGGGCAAAGTTGCGCTGGTGACCGGGGGCAGCCGGGGGATCGGAGCGGCGATCGTGCGGCACCTGGCCACCGCGGGCGCGGATGTGGCACTGACCTACCAGCACAACGAACTGCAGGCGAAATCGGTGGTCGCCGAAGCGGAAGCGTTGGGGCGGCGCGCGATCGCCGTCCAAGCCGACAGCGCCGACGCGGGCGCGGTCGTCGCGGCGGTGCATCGGGCCGCGGCCGAACTCGGCAGGCTCGACGTGCTGGTCAATAACGCGGGCATCTTCCCGGCCAAGCCGTTCGAGGAGTTCACCGTCGAGGAGATCGACCGCGCGCTCAATATCCACGCGCGGGCGGCGTTCGTCGGTTCGCAGGCGGCGGTCGAGCATATGGCCGAGGGCGGGCGGATCATCAGCATCGGCAGCAACCTGTCCGAGCGCGCCGCATTCGGTGGACTCGCGCTGTACAACCTGAGCAAATCCGCACTCAACGGATTCACGAAAGCCCTTGCGCGTGAACTCGGTCCGCGCAACATCACGGTCAACCTGGTGCAGCCCGGCTCCACCGACACCGATATGAACCCGGCCGACGGCGACCACGCCTCGCACCAGATCAACCTGACCGCGCTCGGCCGCTTCGGCACCACCGACGACATCGCCGCCACCGTAACCTTCCTCGCCGGCCCCTCCGGCCGCAGCATCACCGGAGCGACCTTCACCGTCGACGGCGGCACCAACGCCTGA
- a CDS encoding TetR/AcrR family transcriptional regulator, giving the protein MAERGRPRAFDREVALRRAMEVFWEHGYEGSSMSDLTAAMGINSPSLYAAFGGKEELFRAAVGLYGEAEGGYTVRALREEPTARASIEAMLRDNATAYTHEDKPHGCMVVLAGSTYTTRSETIRDFLVEKRRETTADIRERLDRGVAEGDLPPDTNTAALASFYTTVLYGLSIRARDGASHTELTQSIDCAMAAWPASAITR; this is encoded by the coding sequence ATGGCCGAACGTGGGCGCCCGCGCGCATTCGACCGCGAGGTCGCGCTGCGTCGCGCCATGGAGGTGTTCTGGGAGCACGGCTACGAGGGCTCGTCGATGAGCGATCTCACCGCGGCGATGGGCATCAACTCACCGAGCCTGTACGCCGCCTTCGGCGGCAAGGAAGAGCTGTTCCGCGCGGCTGTCGGTCTGTACGGCGAGGCCGAAGGCGGCTACACCGTACGTGCCCTGCGCGAGGAACCCACCGCCCGCGCCAGCATCGAAGCCATGTTGCGCGACAACGCCACTGCCTATACCCACGAGGACAAACCGCACGGCTGCATGGTCGTGCTGGCGGGCTCCACCTACACCACCCGCAGCGAAACCATCCGCGACTTCCTGGTCGAAAAGCGCCGCGAGACAACCGCAGACATCCGCGAACGCCTGGATCGCGGTGTCGCGGAAGGTGATCTACCTCCGGACACCAATACTGCGGCCCTCGCCAGCTTCTACACAACGGTCCTGTACGGCCTGTCGATCCGCGCCCGCGACGGCGCTTCGCACACCGAACTCACCCAATCCATCGACTGTGCCATGGCAGCATGGCCCGCATCGGCCATCACACGCTGA
- a CDS encoding DEAD/DEAH box helicase: protein MKYLSTKPRDFLAVATPGAGKTTFALRVAAELLADRTVDQVTVVAPTEHLKHQWSQSAARVGIQLDSRFSNATGATSGDYHGVVVTYAQIASHPARHRVRTERRRTLVILDEIHHAGDAKSWGEATAEAFGDATRRLALTGTPFRSDDSQIPFIIYEPDEAGFPRSRADHTYGYAEALADGVVRPVVFLAYSGEAHWRDSAGEEYSARLGEPLSAEHTARAWRTALDPAGDWMSKVLVAADTRLRQLRATGMPDAGGLVIATDQERARDYAELLEHISGERPAVVLSDDPSSSDRIAEFSKNTQPWMVAVRMVSEGVDVPRLAVGVYATSASTPLYFAQAIGRFVRARKPGETASVFLPSVPVLLDLAAQLELQRDHVIGKPHREQNGLEDELLIDANKQKDEPGEDEKPFVALAADAELDQVIYDGSSFGTATFAGSAEEADYLGIPGLLDAEQMRALLRERQSKQLAERGEPATPDPGPQVASAAERVATADKLGELRRELNSLVAMHHHRTGKPHGVIHGELRRECGGPPTALATADQLGERIAALRRK, encoded by the coding sequence ATGAAGTACTTGTCGACCAAGCCGAGGGACTTCCTCGCGGTGGCGACGCCGGGTGCGGGTAAGACCACCTTCGCACTGCGGGTCGCGGCAGAACTGCTGGCCGACCGCACCGTCGACCAGGTCACCGTGGTCGCCCCGACCGAACACCTCAAACATCAGTGGTCCCAATCCGCCGCCCGCGTGGGCATCCAGCTGGATTCGCGCTTCTCCAACGCGACCGGTGCGACCTCCGGCGACTATCACGGCGTCGTGGTCACCTACGCGCAGATCGCCTCGCATCCCGCGCGGCACCGTGTCCGCACCGAAAGACGCAGAACGCTGGTGATTCTCGACGAGATCCACCATGCGGGCGATGCGAAGTCCTGGGGTGAGGCGACCGCCGAGGCATTCGGTGACGCCACCCGCCGGCTCGCGCTGACCGGCACCCCGTTCCGCAGCGATGACAGCCAGATTCCGTTCATCATTTACGAACCCGATGAGGCCGGTTTCCCGCGCTCGCGCGCCGACCACACCTACGGCTACGCGGAGGCATTGGCCGACGGCGTCGTCCGGCCAGTCGTCTTCCTGGCGTATTCCGGTGAGGCGCACTGGCGCGACAGCGCGGGCGAGGAGTATTCGGCCCGCCTCGGGGAGCCGCTGAGCGCGGAACACACCGCCCGTGCGTGGCGCACCGCGCTGGATCCGGCTGGCGACTGGATGTCCAAGGTGCTGGTCGCCGCGGACACCCGGCTGCGCCAGCTGCGTGCGACCGGTATGCCCGATGCTGGTGGTCTGGTGATCGCCACCGATCAGGAGCGGGCCCGCGATTACGCCGAACTGCTGGAGCACATCTCGGGCGAGCGGCCCGCGGTGGTGCTCTCGGACGATCCGTCCTCCTCGGACCGGATCGCCGAATTCAGCAAGAACACCCAGCCGTGGATGGTCGCGGTCCGTATGGTGTCCGAGGGCGTCGACGTGCCGCGCCTCGCCGTCGGCGTCTATGCGACCAGTGCCTCGACACCGCTGTACTTCGCCCAGGCCATCGGCCGGTTCGTGCGTGCGCGCAAGCCAGGCGAGACCGCCAGCGTGTTCCTGCCGTCGGTGCCGGTGCTGCTCGATCTGGCTGCGCAGCTGGAACTGCAGCGCGATCACGTCATCGGCAAGCCGCACCGCGAGCAGAACGGCCTCGAAGACGAACTGCTGATCGACGCGAACAAGCAGAAGGACGAGCCGGGCGAGGACGAGAAGCCCTTCGTCGCACTCGCCGCGGACGCCGAACTCGACCAGGTGATCTACGACGGATCCTCCTTCGGCACAGCCACTTTCGCGGGCAGTGCCGAGGAGGCGGACTACCTCGGGATTCCCGGGCTGTTGGACGCGGAGCAGATGCGGGCGCTGCTGCGTGAACGTCAGTCGAAGCAACTCGCCGAACGAGGTGAACCCGCGACGCCCGATCCTGGTCCGCAGGTCGCCTCGGCCGCCGAGCGGGTCGCGACCGCGGACAAGCTCGGTGAGTTGCGGCGCGAGCTCAACAGCCTGGTCGCCATGCACCACCATCGCACCGGCAAGCCGCACGGTGTGATCCACGGTGAGTTGCGCCGCGAATGCGGTGGTCCGCCAACGGCATTGGCCACCGCGGACCAACTCGGTGAGCGCATCGCCGCCCTGCGCCGTAAGTAA
- a CDS encoding YihY/virulence factor BrkB family protein yields the protein MTDESALPRRTPGTGDQPIHSGGGGAEPTAATYARKAATRVAHAARQSGKLVLRVASKSWNDSIFTKSAAAAFWQTMSLAPLLLGVLGSLGYVGEWFGPDTVEIVEQKIIAFSRDLFSSSVVSDLIEPTVTDVLGRGRAAFVSVGFILSLWAGSSAMSTFVDSIVEAHGQKDARHPVWQRIFALLLYVLFLVVAVFLLPLIALGPTLIGRVLPDSWREPGLRLIDSFYYPGVGLVLIIGLTTLYKLALHKSLPWHRLFGGALVAGVFFMAASEGLRRYLAWVTRTGISYGALATPIAFLLFTFFLGFAVILGAEFNAAVQEFWPARSTRIDQVKEWLSNQLGGDDSDTDQDDPGTAKPPNPPEAQGPIERTDNNGADADRARLSAPGEPSPASAQSPLRKPS from the coding sequence ATGACCGATGAAAGTGCTCTACCGCGCCGCACCCCGGGGACCGGCGACCAGCCGATCCACAGCGGCGGAGGCGGCGCGGAACCCACCGCGGCGACCTATGCCCGCAAGGCCGCAACGCGGGTTGCGCATGCCGCGCGACAGAGTGGCAAACTCGTCCTGCGGGTGGCATCGAAGTCGTGGAACGATTCGATTTTCACCAAATCAGCTGCCGCGGCGTTCTGGCAGACGATGTCGCTGGCGCCGCTGCTGCTCGGGGTGCTCGGTAGCCTCGGTTACGTCGGGGAATGGTTCGGACCCGACACCGTGGAGATCGTCGAGCAGAAGATCATCGCATTCAGCCGTGACCTGTTCAGTTCCAGTGTGGTGAGCGATCTGATCGAACCTACCGTCACCGATGTGCTGGGTCGCGGACGCGCCGCCTTCGTCTCGGTGGGGTTCATATTGTCGCTGTGGGCCGGATCATCGGCGATGTCGACCTTCGTGGATTCGATCGTCGAGGCACACGGACAGAAGGATGCCCGGCATCCGGTGTGGCAGCGCATCTTCGCGTTGCTGCTGTATGTGCTGTTCCTGGTGGTAGCGGTGTTCCTGCTGCCGCTGATCGCGCTGGGTCCGACATTGATCGGACGGGTGCTGCCGGATTCGTGGCGGGAACCCGGGTTGCGGCTGATCGACTCGTTCTATTACCCGGGTGTCGGCCTAGTACTGATCATCGGGCTCACCACGCTGTACAAGCTGGCACTGCACAAATCGCTGCCGTGGCACCGCTTGTTCGGCGGGGCGTTGGTCGCGGGCGTGTTCTTCATGGCCGCCAGCGAGGGTCTGCGCCGCTACCTGGCCTGGGTTACCAGGACCGGCATCAGCTACGGCGCGCTCGCCACGCCGATCGCGTTCCTGCTGTTCACGTTCTTCCTGGGCTTCGCGGTCATCCTCGGCGCCGAATTCAATGCCGCGGTGCAGGAATTCTGGCCCGCTCGCAGCACCCGCATCGACCAGGTGAAGGAATGGTTGTCCAATCAGTTGGGCGGGGACGACTCCGACACCGACCAGGATGATCCGGGCACAGCGAAGCCCCCGAACCCGCCGGAGGCTCAGGGGCCGATCGAGCGGACAGACAACAACGGCGCCGATGCCGACCGGGCACGACTCAGCGCGCCCGGCGAACCGTCACCGGCGTCGGCTCAGTCGCCCTTGCGCAAGCCGTCGTAG
- a CDS encoding DUF3039 domain-containing protein — MSTDTLVRPDTTTDETTGDDTPKFFHYVKKDKIAESAVMGTHVVALCGEVFPVTRSAKPGSPVCPECKKVYDGLRKGD; from the coding sequence GTGAGTACCGACACTCTGGTTCGCCCGGATACGACCACCGACGAGACGACGGGCGACGACACCCCGAAGTTCTTCCACTACGTGAAGAAGGACAAGATCGCCGAGAGTGCCGTCATGGGCACCCATGTGGTCGCCCTATGCGGTGAGGTCTTTCCGGTGACGCGCTCGGCGAAGCCCGGTTCGCCGGTCTGCCCTGAGTGCAAGAAGGTCTACGACGGCTTGCGCAAGGGCGACTGA
- a CDS encoding DUF3099 domain-containing protein: protein MQQYGDSSDADDIGSGDRPDVTVPTPPRKSTGYFPGNDEKHPVLITEAAPSLEDQHRARVRRYTIIMAFRIPCLILAAIAYSAFSNALLSILIITASIPLPWIAVLIANDRPPRRKDEPSRWDRPRTAIESRPHRAIDS from the coding sequence ATGCAGCAGTACGGCGACTCCTCCGACGCCGACGACATCGGCAGCGGTGATCGCCCGGACGTGACAGTGCCGACGCCACCCCGCAAGTCCACCGGCTACTTCCCCGGCAATGACGAGAAGCACCCGGTGCTGATCACCGAGGCCGCGCCGTCACTGGAAGATCAGCACCGCGCCAGAGTTCGCCGCTACACCATCATCATGGCGTTCCGCATCCCCTGCCTGATCCTGGCCGCGATCGCCTACAGCGCCTTCAGCAACGCACTGCTCTCGATCCTGATCATCACCGCCTCGATCCCCCTCCCCTGGATCGCCGTCCTCATCGCCAACGACCGCCCGCCGCGCCGCAAGGACGAACCCAGCCGTTGGGACCGCCCCCGCACCGCCATCGAATCCCGACCACACCGCGCCATCGACTCCTGA
- a CDS encoding MFS transporter, producing MTELQTPPVPVDSVPRRLHPAWIVAGVGFIALLGAAAFRSVPSVLLDPLHEEFGWSHGTIGAAVSLNLLLYGLISPFAAALMDRFGIRRVVACALVLVAAGSGLTVFMTQPWHLVATWGLLVGVGVGSMSMPFVATITGRWFVRQRGLVTGVLTAAGATGQLIFLPVVSAVAHEHGWRVPSLIVAIVALAVVPLVLLFIRDFPSDAGVSAYGAEPGSTVGLRVQATGGATRALTVLTTIARSPGFWLLAGGFAICGASTNGLVGTHFVSAAHDHGMPPTTAAGLLALVGIFDVAGTIFSGWLTDRADPRYLLVGYYTLRGLSLLILPSLFAPDTQPSMWVFIIFYGLDWIATVPPTVMLCRELFGADGPVAFGWVFASHQIGSAIAATGAGVIRDVQGSYNLAWYIAGALCAAAALMSAGIRRHP from the coding sequence GTGACTGAACTGCAGACGCCTCCGGTACCTGTCGATTCCGTGCCGAGGCGGCTGCACCCCGCCTGGATCGTCGCCGGTGTGGGATTCATCGCGCTGTTGGGAGCGGCGGCGTTCCGGTCGGTGCCGAGTGTGCTGCTGGATCCGCTGCACGAGGAGTTCGGCTGGTCCCATGGCACCATCGGTGCCGCGGTCTCGCTGAATCTGCTGCTGTACGGGCTGATTTCGCCGTTCGCGGCGGCGCTGATGGACCGATTCGGTATTCGCCGGGTGGTGGCATGCGCGCTGGTGCTGGTCGCGGCGGGTAGCGGGCTCACCGTATTCATGACCCAGCCTTGGCATTTGGTGGCGACCTGGGGGCTCTTGGTCGGAGTCGGTGTCGGATCGATGTCCATGCCGTTCGTGGCGACGATCACCGGTCGCTGGTTTGTGCGTCAGCGCGGGCTGGTGACCGGCGTGCTCACCGCGGCGGGTGCGACCGGGCAGCTGATCTTCCTGCCGGTGGTGTCTGCGGTGGCGCATGAGCACGGTTGGCGGGTGCCCTCGCTGATCGTCGCGATTGTCGCACTGGCGGTGGTGCCGCTGGTCCTGCTGTTCATCCGCGACTTCCCCAGTGACGCAGGCGTTTCCGCGTACGGTGCCGAACCCGGTAGCACAGTTGGACTGCGCGTGCAGGCGACCGGCGGTGCGACCCGTGCGCTGACGGTCTTGACCACGATCGCACGCAGTCCCGGATTCTGGCTGCTCGCAGGCGGATTCGCGATCTGTGGCGCATCGACCAACGGCCTGGTCGGCACCCACTTCGTCAGTGCCGCACACGATCACGGCATGCCGCCGACCACCGCCGCCGGTCTGCTGGCACTGGTCGGCATCTTCGATGTTGCGGGCACCATCTTCTCCGGCTGGCTCACCGACCGCGCCGACCCCCGCTACCTGCTGGTCGGCTACTACACGCTGCGCGGACTGTCGCTGCTGATCCTGCCGTCGCTGTTCGCGCCGGACACGCAGCCGAGCATGTGGGTGTTCATCATCTTCTACGGCCTGGACTGGATCGCCACCGTCCCGCCCACGGTGATGCTCTGCCGCGAACTCTTCGGCGCCGACGGCCCCGTCGCTTTCGGCTGGGTCTTCGCCTCCCACCAGATCGGCTCCGCCATAGCCGCCACCGGCGCCGGCGTCATCCGCGACGTCCAAGGCTCCTACAACCTCGCCTGGTACATCGCCGGCGCCCTCTGCGCCGCCGCGGCCCTGATGTCCGCAGGCATCCGTCGCCACCCCTGA
- a CDS encoding VOC family protein codes for MIRWVWAFLDRPTQRFDECATFWSTITDTQLSPRRGENDEFLTLLPDPALFADAGVKMQAVTGLGRVHLDFDVDDVTAAVRVALDLDAELVANHKSYAVLRSPGGQIFCFTPSVRAKGTPAPAVRAPDGTFTRLDQVCLDIGPTDHAAESRFWTTLTNWDLTQGRLPEFARLRAKAPMPVQLLLQRLGEDRPAGAHIDLASADIDATAAWHKSLGATLVERHEQWIVMSDPADAPYCITGRDPNGV; via the coding sequence ATGATTCGGTGGGTCTGGGCCTTCCTCGACCGCCCGACGCAACGTTTCGACGAATGCGCGACATTCTGGTCGACGATCACCGACACCCAACTCTCGCCGCGACGCGGCGAGAACGACGAATTCCTCACGCTCCTACCTGATCCCGCACTGTTCGCCGATGCGGGCGTCAAGATGCAGGCGGTGACCGGACTCGGCCGGGTACACCTCGATTTCGACGTCGACGATGTCACCGCCGCGGTCCGCGTCGCACTCGACCTCGACGCCGAACTGGTCGCCAACCACAAGAGCTACGCCGTGCTGCGCTCACCGGGCGGTCAGATCTTCTGCTTCACCCCCAGCGTCCGCGCGAAGGGCACTCCCGCCCCGGCCGTCCGCGCCCCGGACGGCACTTTCACCCGCCTCGACCAGGTCTGCCTCGATATCGGCCCGACCGACCACGCCGCCGAATCCCGCTTCTGGACCACTCTCACCAACTGGGACCTCACCCAGGGCCGCCTGCCCGAATTCGCCCGGCTGCGCGCGAAAGCACCGATGCCTGTACAGCTGCTGCTGCAGCGCCTCGGCGAGGACCGACCCGCCGGCGCGCACATCGACCTCGCCTCCGCGGATATCGACGCCACCGCCGCCTGGCACAAGTCCCTCGGCGCGACACTGGTCGAGCGCCATGAGCAATGGATCGTCATGTCCGATCCGGCCGACGCGCCCTACTGCATTACCGGCCGCGACCCGAACGGCGTCTGA